A single genomic interval of Camelina sativa cultivar DH55 chromosome 11, Cs, whole genome shotgun sequence harbors:
- the LOC104724058 gene encoding protein YLS9-like, translated as MSDQQKIYPVSDPEAPPHPTAPLVPRDSSRSEHGDPAKTQQAPPLDPPRNKKGSRSCWCKCVCYTLLVIFLLIVIVGAIVGILYLVFRPKVPDYNIDRLQLTWFQLNQDLSLSTAFNVTITAKNPNEKIGIYYEDGSRISVLYMQTSLSNGSLPKFYQGHENTTVINVEMTGFNQNATSLMNILQEQQRLTGIIPLRIRVTQPVRIKLGKLKLMEVRVLVRCGVSVDSLAANSVIRVKNSNCKYRFRL; from the exons ATGTCCGATCAACAGAAAATTTATCCGGTAAGCGACCCTGAAGCTCCACCACATCCAACGGCTCCACTTGTTCCACGTGACTCCTCGAGATCAGAACACGGTGATCCCGCCAAGACTCAGCAAGCACCGCCGTTGGATCCTCCAAGGAACAAGAAAGGATCGAGAAGCTGTTGGTGCAAATGCGTTTGCTACACGCTTCTCGTCATCTTTCTCCTTATTGTCATCGTAGGAGCGATCGTTGGTATACTCTACCTTGTCTTTAGACCAAAAGTTCCGGATTACAATATCGACCGGTTACAGCTCACCTGGTTTCAACTAAACCAAGACCTGAGTTTATCCACGGCGTTTAACGTCACTATTACGGCCAAAAATCCTAACGAGAAAATCGGAATTTACTACGAAGACGGAAGCAGAATTAGCGTCTTGTACATGCAAACAAGTCTCAGTAATG GGTCCTTGCCAAAATTCTACCAAGGACATGAGAACACAACTGTTATAAACGTAGAAATGACTGGTTTTAATCAGAATGCAACAAGTTTAATGAATATATTGCAAGAGCAACAACGGTTAACGGGAATCATACCGTTGCGGATTAGAGTTACCCAACCGGTTCGGATCAAACTCGGGAAATTAAAGTTGATGGAAGTGAGAGTCTTGGTTAGGTGTGGTGTATCCGTTGATAGCTTGGCTGCTAACAGTGTGATCAGGGTTAAAAATAGTAACTGCAAATACAGGTTTAGACTATAA